Proteins co-encoded in one Sebastes umbrosus isolate fSebUmb1 chromosome 20, fSebUmb1.pri, whole genome shotgun sequence genomic window:
- the LOC119478922 gene encoding uncharacterized protein LOC119478922 isoform X1, with the protein MAAGGNARPFEYPEGANENQKERIRVKTLRGKKDTLFYDTDAGGEKCNLMLCSNLVREWLNAMKEQYPELEEERQGDTIVLKCKEGTITLKPTVTVVVTGKLMDSFEEDFQKMKRMALPPSLLEGMAELGINNTGVISRPFEYPQGSTDQQKKRFRKETLRNNKDTLRHDTNAKGKICNLTFYSTHAIEWLNAMKKQYPEFEEKQQDSAVSLKSDRGTITLKPTVTVVVTGELMDSFEEDFQKMKRMALPPSLLEGMAELGINNTGVKSRPFEYPQGSTDEQKKRFRKETLRNNKDTLRHDTNAKGKICNLTFYSTHAIEWLNAMKKQYPEFEEKQQDSAVSLKSDRGTITSYPTVTVLVRGQILMDSFKRHFPAMKQMALPPSLLETMVELDSTNTGVISRSFEYPQGSTDQQKERVREETLRDNKDTLYHDTTLLGKICNLTFYSTHVIEWLNAMKKQYPAFREIQRGHFINLKSDMGTITLYPKVTVVVEGQLMERFEDNFPQMKQMAGLVRKAREPAPDFPRLMRNIRRMKK; encoded by the exons aTGGCTGCTGGTGGTAACGCTCGTCCTTTTGAATACCCTGAAGGAGCTAACGAAAATCAAAAGGAAAGGATCAGAGTGAAAACACTGCGTGGCAAGAAAGACACTCTGTTTTATGATACAGATGCTGGAGGTGAAAAATGCAACCTCATGTTGTGTAGCAATCTTGTAAGAGAATGGCTGAATGCAATGAAGGAACAATATCCTGAACTCGAGGAAGAGCGACAGGGCGATACAATTGTCCTTAAGTGCAAGGAAGGTACCATAACTTTAAAACCTACTGTAACGGTTGTGGTAACAGGCAAACTGATGGACAGCTTTGAGGAAGATTTTCAAAAAATGAAACGAATGGCCCTGCCACCCTCCTTATTAGAGGGAATGGCCGAATTGGGCATAAACAATACTGGTGTTATCTCTAGGCCTTTTGAATACCCTCAAGGATCTACTGatcaacaaaagaaaagattCAGAAAAGAAACACTGCGTAACAATAAAGACACTCTGCGTCATGATACCAATGCTAAAGGTAAAATATGCAACCTCACGTTCTATAGCACTCATGCAATAGAATGGCTGAATGCAATGAAGAAACAATATCCTGAAtttgaggaaaaacaacaagacaGTGCAGTCAGCCTCAAGTCCGATAGGG GTACCATAACTTTAAAACCTACTGTAACGGTTGTGGTAACAGGCGAACTGATGGACAGCTTTGAGGAAGATTTTCAAAAAATGAAACGAATGGCCCTGCCACCCTCCTTATTAGAGGGAATGGCCGAATTGGGCATAAACAATACTGGTGTTAAATCTAGGCCTTTTGAATACCCTCAAGGATCTACTgatgaacaaaagaaaagattCAGAAAAGAAACACTGCGTAACAATAAAGACACTCTGCGTCATGATACCAATGCTAAAGGTAAAATATGCAACCTCACGTTCTATAGCACTCATGCAATAGAATGGCTGAATGCAATGAAGAAACAATATCCTGAAtttgaggaaaaacaacaagacaGTGCAGTCAGCCTCAAGTCCGATAGGG GTACCATAACTTCATATCCTACTGTAACGGTTTTGGTAAGAGGCCAAATACTAATGGACAGCTTTAAGAGACATTTTCCAGCAATGAAACAAATGGCCCTGCCACCCTCCTTATTAGAGACAATGGTCGAATTAGACAGTACCAATACTGGTGTTATCTCTAGGTCTTTTGAATACCCTCAAGGATCTACTGATCAACAAAAGGAAAGggtcagagaggaaacactgcgtGACAATAAAGAcactctgtatcatgataccaCTTTGTTAGGTAAAATATGCAACCTCACGTTCTATAGCACTCATGTAATAGAATGGCTGAATGCAATGAAGAAACAATATCCTGCATTTAGGGAAATTCAACGTGGCCATTTCATCAACCTCAAGTCCGATATGGGGACCATAACTTTATACCCTAAAGTAACGGTTGTGGTAGAAGGCCAACTAATGGAGAGGTTTGAGGACAATTTTccacaaatgaaacaaatggCTGGTCTAGTGAGGAAGGCGAGGGAACCGGCCCCAGACTTCCCCCGCCTGATGAGAAATATCCGTCGGATGAAAAAGtaa
- the LOC119478922 gene encoding uncharacterized protein LOC119478922 isoform X2: MAAGGNARPFEYPEGANENQKERIRVKTLRGKKDTLFYDTDAEGEKCNLMLCSNLVREWLNAMKEQYPELEEERQGDTIVLKCKEGTITLKPTVTVVVTGELMDSFEEDFQKMKRMALPPSLLEGMAELGINNTGVKSRPFEYPQGSTDEQKKRFRKETLRNNKDTLRHDTNAKGKICNLTFYSTHAIEWLNAMKKQYPEFEEKQQDSAVSLKSDRGTITSYPTVTVLVRGQILMDSFKRHFPAMKQMALPPSLLETMVELDSTNTGVISRSFEYPQGSTDQQKERVREETLRDNKDTLYHDTTLLGKICNLTFYSTHVIEWLNAMKKQYPAFREIQRGHFINLKSDMGTITLYPKVTVVVEGQLMERFEDNFPQMKQMAGLVRKAREPAPDFPRLMRNIRRMKK; this comes from the exons aTGGCTGCTGGTGGTAACGCTCGTCCTTTTGAATACCCTGAAGGAGCTAACGAAAATCAAAAGGAAAGGATCAGAGTGAAAACACTGCGTGGCAAGAAAGACACTCTGTTTTATGATACAGATGCTGAAGGTGAAAAATGCAACCTCATGTTGTGTAGCAATCTTGTAAGAGAATGGCTGAATGCAATGAAGGAACAATATCCTGAACTCGAGGAAGAGCGACAGGGCGATACAATTGTCCTTAAGTGCAAGGAAGGTACCATAACTTTAAAACCTACTGTAACGGTTGTGGTAACAGGCGAACTGATGGACAGCTTTGAGGAAGATTTTCAAAAAATGAAACGAATGGCCCTGCCACCCTCCTTATTAGAGGGAATGGCCGAATTGGGCATAAACAATACTGGTGTTAAATCTAGGCCTTTTGAATACCCTCAAGGATCTACTgatgaacaaaagaaaagattCAGAAAAGAAACACTGCGTAACAATAAAGACACTCTGCGTCATGATACCAATGCTAAAGGTAAAATATGCAACCTCACGTTCTATAGCACTCATGCAATAGAATGGCTGAATGCAATGAAGAAACAATATCCTGAAtttgaggaaaaacaacaagacaGTGCAGTCAGCCTCAAGTCCGATAGGG GTACCATAACTTCATATCCTACTGTAACGGTTTTGGTAAGAGGCCAAATACTAATGGACAGCTTTAAGAGACATTTTCCAGCAATGAAACAAATGGCCCTGCCACCCTCCTTATTAGAGACAATGGTCGAATTAGACAGTACCAATACTGGTGTTATCTCTAGGTCTTTTGAATACCCTCAAGGATCTACTGATCAACAAAAGGAAAGggtcagagaggaaacactgcgtGACAATAAAGAcactctgtatcatgataccaCTTTGTTAGGTAAAATATGCAACCTCACGTTCTATAGCACTCATGTAATAGAATGGCTGAATGCAATGAAGAAACAATATCCTGCATTTAGGGAAATTCAACGTGGCCATTTCATCAACCTCAAGTCCGATATGGGGACCATAACTTTATACCCTAAAGTAACGGTTGTGGTAGAAGGCCAACTAATGGAGAGGTTTGAGGACAATTTTccacaaatgaaacaaatggCTGGTCTAGTGAGGAAGGCGAGGGAACCGGCCCCAGACTTCCCCCGCCTGATGAGAAATATCCGTCGGATGAAAAAGtaa